Proteins encoded in a region of the Planococcus citri chromosome 1, ihPlaCitr1.1, whole genome shotgun sequence genome:
- the LOC135832081 gene encoding leucine-rich repeat neuronal protein 3-like has product MNTINLKISSTSRIVIFMLMMLYHQLAIGSGTFSSGVKQQDDDSHPVSGCKYTYPIYKTATSKIDLISCRNMAANDVPMYKNVTKMELIKIPLSVLNHTEIPKAIQSDEVDLRQLYWTKSHIKIIQSVTIPSLNELDLSGNTIQEIREESFEPMIALYKLNISHNSIEKLPEKLFARTFPLRIFSLSHNRLKILPGDIFDNLYHLEILDLSNNELNYLREDTFFNNVRLTHLDLSNNKLNSLPEKIFHPLASLQHLSLQNNVLIHLESQTFSKLYSLMILDVGKNPLWTLPNTLLPTNNTLFILTISHTKLVKIPPSVFQNLRNLRKLYLSENRNLQNLPNDTFDNSANLKIIDFQNNNFTQLPHTVVNLVPDELLLEGNPWPCDCTVQWIISWIKSLAEASNNVRLSSYCNSTDKDLIETVSRMQCKPTILRISPITYQQLEVKVQLVCRAYANPRPLISWVTPNGLAFIKSESAVDLLQYHPTFEKYPHLTNEENIFLHENGDFDIKTMTRSDAGEYLCIATNKVGEAFAQTRLYVDPSIMQRIKTGSLICGLLWINGFLLFSVVYILIRKCTKRAKEEKKKRRMHENMDVYKSQQISKLRERCKNQMNRIKNNCSIQVEWMKENYMEFVKNAPQDQHSSHLAAQYNQQMSEIREYYLIQMHKIREHYEQQRSLILEFSINENVSQDAKMKPCRTTASGDMLVKMENGNISSASIIAPEEDIYKYNDAMKNEIKKLTSLRNLHEVFLDGDKVKTMKCEYPEHTDHFDFVPKILKDELRKTDHENGKLKMSPSPDCGEDDEDENTTMLPARFPDHE; this is encoded by the exons ATGAAcaccataaatttaaaaatttcgtcaaCTAGTCGAATAGTAATATTCATGCTGATGATGCTGTATCATCAGCTAGCCATAGGCAGTGGCACGTTTAGTTCAGGAGTCAAACAACAGGACGATGACAGCCATCCTGTTTCCGGTTGTAAATACACGTATCCTATATACAAAACAGCTACGTCGAAAATCGATTTGATCTCGTGTCGTAACATGGCCGCCAACGATGTACCAATGTACAAAAACGTCACCAAAATGGAGCTAATCAAGATACCGTTAAGCGTGCTGAATCATACTGAAATACCCAAAGCTATACAATCGGACGAGGTCGATTTACGTCAACTGTACTGGACCAAAAGTCACATCAAAATCATCCAAAGCGTAACCATACCGTCCTTAAATGAACTAGATCTGAGCGGCAACACAATTCAAGAAATTCGCGAAGAATCTTTCGAACCTATGATAGCGCTATACAAGCTCAACATTTCACATAACTCGATCGAAAAACTGCCCGAAAAATTATTCGCTCGAACCTTCCCGTTGAGAATATTCTCGTTGAGCCACAACCGTCTGAAAATCCTACCGGGTGACATATTCGATAATCTGTATCATCTGGAAATTCTGGACTTATCCAACAACGAGCTGAACTATCTTCGCGAAGATACTTTCTTCAATAATGTCAGATTGACCCATTTAGATTTGAGCAACAACAAACTTAACAGCTTGccggagaaaattttccatccgCTGGCCTCCTTACAACATTTGTCGTTGCAGAATAACGTACTAATTCATCTGGAATCGCAAACTTTCTCCAAGCTGTATTCGCTGATGATACTGGACGTCGGTAAAAATCCTTTGTGGACCTTGCCCAACACGCTTCTGCCAACTAACAACACACTATTCATATTAACCATCTCGCATACAAAACTGGTCAAAATTCCTCCGTCCGTGTTCCAAAATCTACGCAATCTTCGTAAATTGTATTTATCGGAAAATCGTAACCTTCAAAATTTACCCAACGACACGTTCGACAATTCGGCAAATCTCaagataatcgattttcaaaacaacaactTCACGCAGCTACCTCACACCGTAGTCAATCTCGTTCCGGACGAGTTACTTTTGGAAGGAAATCCTTGGCCTTGCGACTGCACCGTACAATGGATCATAAGTTGGATCAAAAGCTTAGCAGAAGCCAGCAACAACGTTCGTCTGTCATCTTACTGTAATTCAACCGATAAAGATCTCATCGAAACTGTATCAAGAATGCAATGTAAACCGACCATCTTACGAATTTCACCGATCACCTATCAACAACTCGAAGTTAAGGTGCAACTCGTCTGTCGAGCGTACGCTAATCCTCGACCGCTCATCAGCTGGGTCACACCGAACGGATTAGCTTTCATTAAATCCGAAAGCGCCGTTGATCTGTTACAATATCATCCCACTTTCGAAAAGTATCCACATTTAACAAACGAAGAAAACATCTTTCTTCATGAAAACGGAGATTTCGATATTAAAACCATGACAAGAAGCGACGCAGGCGAATATTTATGCATAGCAACCAACAAAGTCGGCGAAGCTTTTGCCCAAACTAGGCTGTACGTCGATCCCAGCATCATGCAAAGGATCAAAACTGGAAGTCTGATTTGCGGTCTTCTATGGATCAATGGATTTCTTCTCTTTTCCGTCGTCTATATACTGATTCGCAAATGCACCAAAAG GgcaaaagaagagaaaaagaaacgaaGAATGCACGAAAACATGGACGTATACAAATCGCAACAAATTAGTAAACTACGAGAGCGATGTAAAAATCAA ATGAATCGGATAAAAAATAACTGTTCTATTCAAGTAGAATGGATGAAAGAAAATTATATGGAATTCGTGAAAAACGCTCCTCAAGATCAGCATAGCTCTCATTTAGCAGCACAATATAACCAACAG ATGAGTGAAATACGCGAATACTATTTGATTCAAATGCACAAAATTCGGGAGCATTACGAACAACAACGTAGCCTGATTTTGGAATTTAGTATCAACGAAAATGTAAGCCAAGACGCGAAAATGAAACCTTGCCGAACGACAGCCAGCGGCGACATGTTAGTCAAAATGGAAAACGGCAATATTTCTTCAGCTAGTATCATAGCTCCAGAAGAAGACATATACAAATACAACGACGCCATgaagaatgaaattaaaaagctCACGTCGTTACGCAATCTGCACGAGGTATTTTTGGACGGCGACAAAGTGAAAACCATGAAATGCGAGTATCCCGAACACACGGATCATTTCGATTTCGTACCTAAAATACTGAAAGATGAATTACGCAAAACCGATCACGAAAATGGGAAGCTGAAAATGTCTCCGAGTCCGGATTGCGGTGAAGACGATGAAGACGAAAACACCACCATGTTACCGGCTAGGTTTCCTGATCATGAATAA
- the Vps53 gene encoding vacuolar protein sorting-associated protein 53 homolog produces MPNQPEDDDFFEEIFNEFELIKFSDEVQNAIEQVVPSDDTLDVADFNPIDYINSIFPTEQSLSNIDQVISNMETKVYNIDTEIRNVVRQQTNMGQDGRSALLDAQKVINQLLIQIREIKCKAESSEEMVREITQDIKQLDCAKRNLTTAITTLNHLHMLVAGVDSLKNLIKNRQYREIVMPLQGITEVIKHFSNFKDISQINQLSAEVREIQISLAEQITADFRNAFSGSNTKNFVLDWQLAEACLVVSILDPKVKKDLLKWFIDLQLSEYVHLFHEAEDVAWIDKLDRRYAWFKKHLLNIEDKFGAMFPADWELSEQITVEFCSITRSELSRIMGKRKNEIDVKLLLFAIQRTKNFENLLSRRFSGITLLSEEKKQQYLQSGSQNQSNSKLDFNSETDSLQETADSGNTQKESEMEMESPFNGIIGQCFFPHLYVYINSVDRNLFELIERFATDTKAELDREDATCETSPAIVLSSSADLFLFYKKSLVQCKELSNQQPMLSLANTFQKYLREYATKILQNNLPKLGNMAPSLSASVTSITRELRDFSAAGLIRDFSFRTQSDTSKYTTQELSRICCILSTAEYCLETTQQLEEKLKEKIDVTLREKINMSQEQDIFHNIISTCIQFLVQDLEIACEPALTAMTKIQWQNLESVGDQSSYVNAIVAHLKSVVPLVRTKLSSSRKYFTQFCIKFANSFIPKFIQHIHKCKLSTVGAEQLLLDTHSLKIVLQKLPSIDSQVNREPPSSYTKVVLKGMTKAENILKVVMTPQEPDKTFVDQFLRLLPESDVSEFQKILDMKGLRTAEKNNLTALFHPHNPSFVTGSHTSSPKHDTSNVRKLDNLIKKFN; encoded by the exons ATGCCAAATCAACCTGAAGACGATGATTTCTTTGAAGAAATCTTCAATGAATTTGAATTGATAAAGTTTTCTGACGAAGTACAAAATGCTATAGAACAG GTTGTACCTAGTGATGACACACTTGACGTTGCGGATTTCAATCCTATCGATTATATCAATTCCATTTTCCCTACCGAGCAGTCGTTGTCCAACATAGATCAAGTTATTAGTAATATGGAAACCAAAGTGTACAATATTGATACAGAAATCCGAAATGTTGTAAGACAACAAACGAATATGGGACAA GATGGACGATCTGCTTTACTTGATGCTCAAAAAGTAATCAATCAACTACTAATACAAATTCGTGAAATCAAATGTAAAGCTGAAAGTTCTGAAGAAATGGTTCGTGAAATCACTCAAGATATAAAACAGCTCGATTGTGCAAAAAGAAATCTTACTACTGCAATAACCACTTTAAATCATCTCCACATGTTGGTTGCAGGAGTGGATTCTTTAAA aaatttaataaaaaatcgaCAATACAGAGAAATTGTGATGCCTCTACAAGGAATCACTGAAgtaataaaacatttttcaaatttcaaagatatttctcaaattaaccAGTTATCTGCcgag GTTAGAGAAATACAAATATCCTTGGCTGAACAAATCACCGCTGATTTTCGTAATGCTTTTTCCGGAtctaatacaaaaaatttcgtgttagATTGGCAGCTCGCTGAAGCTTGCCTCGTAGTATCCATTTTAGATCCTAAAGTGAA AAAAGATTTACTGAAATGGTTTATCGATTTGCAATTATCAGAATATGTGCATTTATTCCACGAAGCTGAAGATGTGGCATGGATCGATAAGCTCGATAGACGATATGCCTGGTTCAAGAAACATCTGTTGAATATTGAAGATAAATTTGGAGCTATGTTTCCCGCTGACTGGGAACTTTCTGAACAAATCACTGTTGAATTTTGTTCTATTACCAG GAGTGAATTATCTCGAATTATGGGcaaaaggaaaaatgaaattgatgtcaaattattattatttgcaATACAACgtacgaaaaattttgaaaacttattgAGTCGGCGTTTCAGTGGAATAACTCTTCtttcagaggaaaaaaaacagcagTACCTGCAATCg gGTTCTCAAAATCAGTCAAATAGTAAGCTGGACTTTAATAGTGAAACTGACTCATTACAAGAAACCGCAGATTCTGGAAATACTCAAAAGGAATCTGAGATGGAGATGGAATCTCCTTTTAATGGAATAATAGGCCAATGTTTTTTCCCTCATCTTTATGTTTATATAAACAGTGTCGACCG aaatttatttGAACTGATTGAAAGATTCGCAACGGATACAAAAGCTGAATTAGATCGAGAAGACGCGACCTGTGAAACTAGTCCCGCCATCGTCTTATCCAGTTCTGCTGATTTATTTTTGTTCTATAAAAAGTCGTTGGTACAATGCAAAGAGCTCAGTAATCAACAGCCCATGTTATCTCTGGCGAATACATTCCAGAAATATTTACGTGAATATGCgactaaaattttgcaaaataatttaccaaa GTTAGGTAATATGGCTCCTTCATTGAGTGCTAGTGTTACGAGTATTACTAGGGAATTGCGCGATTTCAGCGCAGCAGGATTAATTAGAGATTTTTCATTCAGAACACAATCCGACACTAGCAAATATACTACCCAAGAGTTATCAAGAATTTGTTG tATTTTATCAACTGCAGAGTACTGTCTAGAAACTACACAACAACTGgaagaaaagttgaaagaaaaaattgacgttaCGCTGAGAGAGAAAATCAACATGTCTCAAGAACAAGACATATTTCATAA TATCATATCAACGtgcattcaatttttggttcaagATTTAGAAATAGCTTGTGAACCGGCCTTGACAGCTATGACCAAG ATTCAATGGCAAAATTTAGAAAGTGTGGGTGACCAAAGCAGTTATGTGAATGCAATAGTGGCTCACTTGAAATCTGTTGTACCTTTAGTACGAACCAAACTTTCATCTTCTCGAAaatatttcactcaattttgtatcaaatttgCCAA TTCTTTCATCCCGAAATTCATTCAGCATATACACAAATGTAAATTATCAACGGTTGGAGCTGAACAACTTCTACTTGATACACATTCTTTGAAaatagttttacaaaaattaccatcaatAGATTCTCAGGTGAATCGGGAACCACCTAGCAG CTATACCAAAGTAGTATTAAAAGGAATGACGAAAGCtgagaatattttaaaagttgttATGACTCCTCAAGAACCAGATAAAACTTTTGTGGATCAGTTTTTGCGGCTTTTACCTGAATCCGATGTATCCGAATTCCAGAAAATCTTGGACATGAAA GGGTTGAGaactgcagaaaaaaataatttaactgCTTTATTCCATCCTCACAATCCAAGTTTTGTTACTGGATCGCATACTTCAAGTCCGAAACACGACACAAGTAATGTCAGAAAGCTTGATAATTTGAtaaagaaatttaattaa
- the LOC135832083 gene encoding TRAF-type zinc finger domain-containing protein 1-like has translation MSENDIRLCSNCKHDVPVGNFEMHVIYCKRNIQLCPVCDEGVLRSEFENHNKELHSVMTCPECNIKFQSSELDSHKKNVCKKRIIACQYCNLELNADAIDEHEDYCGSRTECCNECGRHIMLKFQHLHLDSNHKFIKLNDDSPTDSDDEDLVMRTEQRHAVSPKRTTVQKHLRYPVDSSPPANKSSSSKSKHNGLKQRKSHHEDFSELSEYFKNMDLENGRITNATTSAINEILDRDRASSQENHYPWLEDETLIPCEFCKVPIFADNLVLHQTGCRPDLSSIQPSQSTGENPYQSYVRNLRREGVREINTDSDDDVQYISQVLGSDETIIPCEFCLQHFSLDDISSHQYLCRRNTSALQ, from the exons atgagtgaaaatgaCATAAGACTATGCTCCAACTG CAAACATGATGTTCCAGTTGGTAATTTCGAGATGCATGTAATTTATTGTAAACGTAATATTCAACTTTGTCCGGTTTGCGACGAAGGTGTGCTAcgttctgaatttgaaaatcacaataAAGAGTTGCACTCGGTAATGACTTGCCCAGAATGcaatattaaatttcaaagttccGAGCTGGATAGTCACAAG aaaaacgtTTGTAAGAAGCGTATTATAGCATGTCAATATTGCAATCTAGAGCTGAACGCTGATGCTATCGACGAGCACGAAGACTATTGTGGATCAAGAACAGAATGTTGTAACGAATGCGGAAGACATATCATGTTGAAATTCCAACACCTGCATTTAGATTCTAACCATAAGTTTATCAAACTGAACGATG ATAGTCCTACTGATTCAGATGATGAAGATTTGGTTATGAGAACCGAACAAAGACATGCTGTATCACCGAAAAGAACTACTGTACAGAAGCATCTACGTTATCCTGTTGATAGTTCTCCGCCTGCGAACAAATCATCTTCATCGAAATCGAAACATAATGGCCTCAAACAAAGGAAATCTCATCACGAAGACT tttcagaGTTGAgtgagtattttaaaaatatggatCTGGAGAACGGACGCATAACTAATGCGACTACATCGgcaataaatgaaattttggatagaGATCGAGCATCCAGTCAGGAAAACCACTATCCATGGTTGGAAGACGAAACTCTCATTCCGTGTGAATTCTGCAAAGTTCCAATTTTCGCTGATAATCTTGTTTTACAtcag ACTGGCTGTCGTCCTGATTTATCCTCGATTCAGCCATCTCAGTCGACTGGTGAGAATCCTTATCAATCGTATGTGCGGAATCTTCGACGCGAAGGAGTTAGAGAAATAAACACTGATTCTGACGATGATGTACAGTACATATCTCAAGTATTAGGATCTGATGAAACCATTATACCTTGCGAGTTTTGCTTACAACATTTTTCGTTGGATGATATTTCTAGTCATCAG tacCTTTGTCGTAGAAATACTTCTGCTCTTCAGTGA